The segment GTTTTGTTATTACACAATAAATTTGTTAGTTCGTAATTTGATCAATTACCACAAGTTCGCCATTTCCCCGGTATGGAGCGGCCGACAGACATATTGCTCACAGTTTTATCCACAGAAACTGTGAACAACTTCGTCAGGAACGGCCCCGCTCGCCAGATACCGTGTTGTGCTCTTTGCACAGCCAAGCCTGCACGATCTGCGTGGACCAGTCTGGACCAGCTTGCATGACATACCCCTCGGCAAAGGCTTGCCCATGATCACTCAGCAGCCACGCCCCGTCTTCGCGATAGCGCAGCAGGTGCACCAGGTTGCGTCTGCGCCTGGGGCGCGACAACGGGCGGCTTGCGATCTTCATGTCGGCGATATCGATGAGCCCGAGTCGGCCGTCGTCGTCGAGCACGATGTTGCCAAGATGGATGGAGCGGAAAAAGACCCCCAGATCGTGCAGCCGTGCAACGAAGCGACCAAGCCGGGTCCGCAATGCGGGCGTCTCACACTCGACTCGATTGCCCTGGACGAGCTGCCGCAATGTGGCACCTGGCAACGGGTGGTAGTGGACCACATCGCGCCGAATGCCCGGAAAGCGATGAACGGCGATGATCTGCGGGCAGGGTATGCCCAACCGCTCCAGCGTGACGGCATGGTCTGCAAATCGTCGCGCGTATGGGTACCAGAGTGCGGAAGACAGCAGCCGCTTGCGTCGGAAAAGCTTCAGGTAGCTGCCATCGCGAAGTCGCAACACCTTTTCGCCGTGGCCATCGGCCTCGATGACTTCGGCATCACCCCGCAGCACGAAGTAGTCGTTGGCACTCATCATTCGCACCCTTCGAAAAAGCCAGCGCTTCACCGCACGTCTCGTGCTTGCTGTCGCGGTGCGTACTTGCGCAGGTAGCGCCTCTCGAGCCGCCTGGCCTCGGCTCCAAGTCTGTCCAGCACTACCCGCTCCGCCTCCAGGGTGGTACGCAATGGCCCCGGAAAGTACTCACGCACGAAACGCAGCAGGTCACGCCGCGTCAGGCCGATGTCGAGTGCCGAGAAATACAATGCAGCCAGATCCTTGTCGCGCCAGCGGCGCGGCGTGTGTTCGCGCACCTGACTGCGGTGCAGATCGATCAGCGACACGCGCAGCGCGGTGGACGACGGCGCCGGATCGAGATGCAGCAGAAAATGGCACAGATAGAAGTCGCGATG is part of the Pseudomonadales bacterium genome and harbors:
- a CDS encoding toluene tolerance protein translates to MMSANDYFVLRGDAEVIEADGHGEKVLRLRDGSYLKLFRRKRLLSSALWYPYARRFADHAVTLERLGIPCPQIIAVHRFPGIRRDVVHYHPLPGATLRQLVQGNRVECETPALRTRLGRFVARLHDLGVFFRSIHLGNIVLDDDGRLGLIDIADMKIASRPLSRPRRRRNLVHLLRYREDGAWLLSDHGQAFAEGYVMQAGPDWSTQIVQAWLCKEHNTVSGERGRS